From one Streptomyces sp. NBC_00539 genomic stretch:
- a CDS encoding ATP/GTP-binding protein, whose product MAGRDLRALFSTNDRTVATAEAFTNRQTQWELVAAALAEHLRHVADPDFDVEDLELPRNNVIVFHGVGGIGKTTLSRKLETALAGTDQRPAQWGEPAWSGERILPVRVDLSRSAGFSFEDLVLTIRAALAELGRPLPAFDIALRRYWEAQHPGESLEEYLSRGGLAARFGKAMPQQMQSALSDVAQALLLPGTVGSAIGAVTGSLVRALRERRQTVRALAGCARLQDLLEAEPDLNALSFYPHLLAWELAQLPADKKTVPVVLLDTFEDVGDRTHRDLERLIQRLVWLMPNVFFIVTGRSRLQWADPGLQGQLDYTGPTAWPGLALSAAVPAARAARPPHDYGRQVLVGDFSPEDCDDHLARRLTRDGAPLISEAIRQVITNRSHGLPLYLDLSVMRFLEIRRTGHTPQPTDFDHDFPALIARTLSDLTPDERHVLRSVALLDAFDLPLATAAAGLQHEAPALRLIERPFVRENVFGLWPYHLHGLIRSTVRGADDQADDRWSARDWEQAAKRALAALGEQCSARTGRDRRRLVGCLRQGLALARDFQLDLGWLAEAAWAYVSDSVWEPLAPPLRNDGTGEDSMATAADALVELLATLARRQHEHRSITASRLAAVTRTHLLPADLHEMTVYYLAKAQRDLGDSTGSRAGMQLVADGQGRLAPAARRGLAHLARLAGDFPTAYAVAQTLGWDGRQHRIEGDILWPHGDMTRAATAYASAREQAEQHGIAGERATSQAQRALVLSFTDLDAADDELHLAEQLLTGLDLRATTLTVRIAALVRDAGAMPDLEAARALRAEIRETGITAAAVALELALAFHHAVQGDHDKVRAVIDRIRELAQTGDYAYCTDLAHFMAGLPLQDSSPTVWLDGPDVVRARWHHLVESRRARIGQSE is encoded by the coding sequence GTGGCAGGCAGGGATCTCAGGGCGCTGTTCAGCACGAACGACCGCACGGTGGCAACGGCGGAGGCGTTCACAAACCGTCAGACTCAGTGGGAGCTGGTCGCGGCCGCGCTGGCCGAGCACCTGCGACATGTCGCGGATCCTGACTTCGACGTCGAGGACCTGGAACTGCCACGAAACAACGTCATCGTGTTCCACGGGGTCGGCGGAATCGGCAAGACGACCCTGTCGAGGAAGCTGGAGACCGCGCTCGCCGGCACCGACCAGCGCCCGGCGCAGTGGGGCGAGCCCGCCTGGTCTGGTGAACGCATCCTGCCCGTACGCGTCGACCTTTCCCGCTCGGCCGGCTTCTCGTTCGAGGACCTGGTGCTCACCATCCGCGCCGCGCTCGCCGAACTGGGCCGCCCCCTGCCCGCCTTCGACATCGCGCTGCGCCGCTACTGGGAGGCGCAGCACCCCGGCGAGAGCCTGGAGGAGTACCTGAGCCGCGGCGGTCTTGCGGCGAGGTTCGGCAAGGCGATGCCGCAGCAGATGCAGTCCGCGCTCTCCGACGTCGCCCAGGCTCTGCTGCTGCCCGGTACCGTCGGCTCCGCAATCGGTGCGGTTACCGGCTCTCTGGTGCGGGCGTTGCGCGAACGCCGCCAGACAGTCCGGGCACTGGCCGGTTGCGCACGGTTGCAGGACCTGCTGGAGGCCGAGCCGGACCTAAATGCCCTGTCTTTCTACCCGCACCTCCTCGCGTGGGAGCTCGCACAGCTGCCCGCGGACAAGAAGACGGTGCCGGTCGTCCTGCTCGACACCTTCGAGGACGTCGGCGACCGCACCCACCGCGACCTGGAACGCCTGATCCAGCGACTGGTGTGGCTCATGCCCAACGTGTTCTTCATCGTCACCGGCCGCTCGCGCCTCCAGTGGGCCGACCCGGGTCTCCAAGGGCAGCTGGACTACACCGGCCCCACCGCCTGGCCCGGCCTGGCTCTATCCGCAGCCGTCCCGGCCGCCCGCGCCGCCCGACCGCCGCACGACTACGGGCGGCAGGTCCTCGTCGGCGACTTCTCCCCCGAGGACTGCGACGACCACCTCGCCCGTCGGCTCACGCGCGACGGCGCACCGCTCATCAGTGAGGCGATCCGGCAGGTCATCACCAACCGCTCGCACGGACTGCCGCTCTACCTCGATCTGTCGGTGATGCGATTCCTGGAGATCCGCCGCACCGGCCATACCCCGCAGCCCACCGACTTCGACCACGACTTCCCGGCGTTGATCGCCCGCACCCTGTCCGACCTCACCCCTGATGAACGGCACGTCCTGCGCTCGGTCGCCCTCTTGGACGCCTTCGACCTGCCCCTGGCCACCGCGGCCGCCGGTCTCCAGCACGAGGCGCCGGCACTACGGCTGATCGAGCGGCCCTTCGTCCGCGAGAACGTCTTCGGGCTGTGGCCCTATCACCTGCACGGGCTGATCCGCTCCACCGTCCGCGGCGCCGACGACCAGGCAGACGACCGCTGGTCGGCACGCGACTGGGAGCAGGCAGCCAAGCGTGCGCTGGCGGCCCTGGGCGAGCAGTGCAGTGCGCGCACCGGCCGGGACCGGAGGCGGCTGGTCGGCTGCCTACGCCAGGGCCTCGCTCTGGCCCGGGACTTCCAGCTCGACCTGGGCTGGCTTGCCGAGGCAGCCTGGGCCTACGTCAGCGACTCGGTGTGGGAGCCGCTCGCCCCACCTCTTCGAAACGACGGCACCGGGGAGGACAGTATGGCGACGGCGGCCGACGCCCTCGTCGAGCTCCTGGCCACCCTCGCCCGCCGCCAGCACGAACACCGCTCCATCACCGCCTCCCGCCTCGCCGCCGTCACACGAACCCACCTGCTGCCCGCCGACCTGCACGAGATGACCGTCTACTACCTCGCCAAGGCACAGCGCGACCTCGGCGACAGCACAGGCTCGCGTGCCGGGATGCAGCTCGTCGCCGACGGCCAAGGCCGCCTAGCCCCTGCAGCCCGGCGGGGCCTGGCTCACCTCGCCCGCCTCGCGGGAGACTTCCCCACCGCGTACGCCGTGGCGCAGACCCTCGGCTGGGACGGCCGTCAGCACCGCATCGAGGGCGACATCCTGTGGCCGCACGGCGACATGACGCGTGCAGCCACCGCCTACGCCAGCGCCCGCGAGCAAGCCGAGCAGCACGGCATCGCCGGCGAGCGAGCCACCAGCCAGGCCCAGCGCGCTTTGGTGCTCTCCTTCACCGATCTCGATGCCGCCGACGACGAACTGCACCTCGCCGAACAGCTCCTTACCGGCCTCGATCTCCGTGCCACCACCCTTACGGTGAGGATTGCCGCGCTCGTCCGCGACGCCGGTGCCATGCCCGACCTCGAAGCTGCCCGCGCCCTGCGTGCCGAGATCCGTGAAACCGGTATCACCGCTGCCGCAGTCGCCCTCGAACTCGCCCTCGCGTTCCACCACGCCGTTCAAGGCGACCACGACAAGGTCCGTGCCGTCATCGACCGGATCCGCGAACTCGCCCAGACCGGCGACTACGCCTACTGCACCGACCTCGCCCACTTCATGGCCGGTCTTCCCCTGCAAGATTCCTCGCCCACTGTCTGGCTCGACGGCCCGGACGTCGTTCGTGCTCGCTGGCACCACCTGGTAGAGAGCCGCCGCGCCCGGATAGGGCAGAGCGAATGA
- a CDS encoding excalibur calcium-binding domain-containing protein codes for MRNQDEAQEFRRRFEEGMEARRKAHLEELKREQAERAAQQRKRQRADAWASCVSVLAVLGLIVGGAWWGLSSVASWWQADAAAARAAREQADVPAPGLPAPNWHLSHPGDDVAKKTTTLWTDMHETARLSLLQHESAEDTRSTRVDELDDYKGLSSNDVELTIQHGPEHGTLTVQDGTGLYTPTTGFRGFDTVDYTIKLRDKPELRRVRFTVEVGLSFGARYDEEHKYENCAAARAAGVAPIYQGQDGYGRHLDADRDGVACE; via the coding sequence ATGAGGAACCAGGACGAAGCTCAGGAGTTCCGCCGTCGTTTCGAGGAGGGAATGGAGGCCCGGCGCAAGGCTCATCTTGAGGAGCTGAAGCGCGAGCAGGCTGAGCGGGCGGCACAGCAGCGAAAGCGTCAGCGTGCTGACGCCTGGGCATCCTGCGTAAGCGTCCTCGCGGTGCTCGGTCTCATCGTGGGTGGCGCCTGGTGGGGCCTGTCGAGCGTGGCTTCCTGGTGGCAGGCCGACGCGGCAGCAGCAAGAGCCGCACGTGAGCAGGCAGACGTCCCAGCCCCGGGACTGCCGGCACCCAACTGGCACCTGTCACACCCGGGCGATGACGTCGCGAAGAAGACAACGACACTGTGGACCGACATGCACGAGACGGCCAGGCTTTCGCTGCTGCAGCACGAGTCCGCAGAAGACACCCGCAGCACACGCGTCGACGAACTGGACGACTACAAAGGCCTCAGCTCAAACGATGTCGAGCTGACCATCCAGCACGGTCCAGAACACGGCACTCTCACGGTGCAGGACGGCACTGGACTGTACACACCGACCACCGGGTTTCGAGGGTTCGACACCGTCGACTACACGATCAAGCTCCGTGACAAGCCCGAGCTACGCAGGGTGCGGTTCACCGTTGAAGTCGGGCTCAGCTTCGGAGCGCGGTACGACGAGGAACACAAATACGAAAACTGTGCTGCCGCGCGGGCAGCCGGCGTAGCCCCTATCTACCAGGGGCAGGACGGGTACGGACGCCACCTCGACGCCGACCGAGACGGTGTCGCCTGCGAATAA
- a CDS encoding competence protein CoiA family protein → MPFIALHPEAGRVDATQPDLGAGLDWSQVYKVTPRVALTCPECSWGVHAKHSPNRVRFFCHDAGRPPECSLANESWEHHMLKLVMASANRDAGMFAELEVAAEDGSWRADVLATSPDGTQRIAWEAQLSPITVEDIKARTDRYAAEGIAVCWVSPHKRPSVWIGAVPSIRVRVPEGDDESWVVDDELGGFGSGSWFFQEAELSQFVKWVVRGQLRPCRSLAPNRDVTRIIGEEHRWFRRTLWWTSRQSAEAQNAWEEERIRRAEATRRREEAERQREVQRLERKSAAQARRDAWLATPAGQLAQQRRRELQRLKDAQEVEQRAAARRLQAQRDEERARHRAELRERRAREFALAQEREAERQAPGKNWSGVPRPRRKRGGVSCPERR, encoded by the coding sequence ATGCCATTCATTGCCCTTCACCCCGAGGCGGGTCGCGTCGACGCCACCCAGCCCGACCTCGGGGCCGGCCTGGACTGGTCCCAGGTCTACAAGGTCACGCCCCGCGTCGCCCTCACCTGCCCTGAGTGCTCGTGGGGTGTGCACGCCAAGCACTCGCCGAACCGTGTGCGGTTCTTCTGCCACGACGCCGGGCGGCCGCCGGAGTGCTCTCTGGCGAATGAGTCCTGGGAGCACCACATGCTCAAACTCGTGATGGCCAGCGCCAACCGCGACGCCGGAATGTTCGCCGAGCTGGAGGTAGCTGCCGAGGACGGCTCCTGGCGGGCCGACGTACTGGCGACCTCGCCCGACGGTACGCAGCGGATCGCGTGGGAGGCGCAGCTCTCCCCGATCACGGTGGAGGACATCAAGGCGCGCACCGACCGGTACGCCGCCGAGGGGATCGCCGTGTGTTGGGTCTCGCCCCACAAGCGGCCGTCGGTGTGGATCGGGGCCGTGCCGTCCATCCGTGTACGGGTGCCTGAAGGGGACGACGAGTCCTGGGTGGTGGACGACGAGCTGGGGGGCTTCGGCTCGGGCAGCTGGTTCTTCCAGGAGGCCGAGCTCTCCCAGTTCGTGAAGTGGGTGGTGCGCGGACAGCTGCGTCCCTGCCGGAGCCTGGCCCCCAACCGCGATGTGACACGGATCATCGGCGAAGAGCACCGCTGGTTCAGGCGCACGCTGTGGTGGACCTCCCGCCAGTCCGCCGAGGCCCAGAACGCGTGGGAGGAGGAACGGATCCGGCGTGCCGAGGCGACACGGCGGCGCGAGGAGGCCGAGCGGCAGCGCGAAGTCCAGAGGTTGGAGCGGAAGTCCGCGGCCCAGGCACGGCGCGATGCTTGGTTGGCAACGCCAGCGGGCCAGCTGGCCCAGCAACGGCGCCGGGAGCTGCAGAGGCTGAAGGATGCGCAGGAGGTCGAGCAGAGAGCGGCCGCCCGTCGGCTCCAGGCGCAGCGCGACGAGGAGCGGGCCCGGCATCGGGCAGAGCTCCGGGAACGGCGTGCCAGGGAGTTCGCGCTGGCGCAGGAGCGTGAGGCGGAGCGGCAGGCACCCGGCAAGAACTGGAGCGGCGTGCCCCGGCCACGGCGGAAGCGTGGTGGGGTCAGCTGTCCCGAGCGCAGGTGA
- a CDS encoding RICIN domain-containing protein: MKRKNRKKHCMSRLRAKSVVTTAISGLAITMGMITPAAAEPPPSFPVPYANGQSGTCLDWAGGTTVGVWHCNYGADNQAWGAERTSPNTWRFRNQASGACLDWSVETTRVGSWHCNGGLNQDWYVVSNQDDHDAVTYELRNKASGTCLDWSEGANRVGVWHCNGGNNQLWYIPLTP; the protein is encoded by the coding sequence GTGAAGCGGAAGAACAGGAAGAAGCACTGCATGTCGCGACTACGAGCGAAAAGCGTTGTCACCACAGCGATATCCGGTCTGGCGATCACCATGGGCATGATCACTCCAGCTGCCGCAGAGCCGCCGCCCTCCTTTCCCGTCCCCTACGCCAATGGTCAGTCAGGAACGTGTCTGGACTGGGCCGGTGGAACCACTGTTGGTGTCTGGCACTGCAATTACGGCGCCGACAACCAGGCCTGGGGGGCCGAACGTACGTCGCCGAACACGTGGCGGTTCCGCAACCAGGCCAGCGGCGCATGCCTCGACTGGTCAGTGGAGACGACCAGGGTCGGCTCCTGGCATTGCAACGGAGGCCTCAACCAAGACTGGTACGTCGTCAGCAACCAAGACGACCACGACGCGGTCACCTACGAGCTGAGGAACAAGGCCAGCGGCACGTGCCTGGACTGGTCCGAAGGGGCCAACCGAGTGGGTGTCTGGCACTGCAACGGGGGCAATAACCAGCTGTGGTACATACCCCTCACCCCCTGA
- a CDS encoding ATP-binding protein, whose product MKNTENNAPELAPGTLFVAVGPATSGKSTVAALFPVDVVVCLDELRREISGGNAGDQSVTPAAVSRQNRLLDEHLAAGRTVLVDSTNVEPRVRASLLELARRHGRPAVALRFTTDPDNCLERNAMRPAARRVPDEVLLWQHSLAQDATPAR is encoded by the coding sequence ATGAAGAACACGGAGAACAACGCGCCCGAGCTGGCGCCCGGCACGCTCTTCGTCGCCGTCGGGCCTGCCACGTCGGGCAAGTCCACCGTCGCGGCCCTCTTTCCGGTGGACGTCGTGGTGTGCCTGGACGAGCTGCGCCGCGAGATCAGCGGGGGCAACGCGGGCGACCAGTCGGTGACCCCGGCCGCCGTGAGCCGGCAGAACCGCCTGCTCGACGAGCACCTGGCCGCCGGCCGCACGGTGCTGGTCGACTCCACGAACGTGGAACCGCGGGTCCGCGCGAGCCTCCTGGAGCTGGCCCGTCGACACGGCCGACCGGCCGTCGCTCTCCGCTTCACGACCGACCCCGACAACTGCCTGGAGCGCAACGCCATGCGCCCGGCCGCCCGGCGGGTCCCGGACGAGGTGCTGCTCTGGCAGCACTCCCTCGCCCAGGACGCCACACCGGCACGCTGA
- a CDS encoding DUF6518 family protein — MSRDPVRLRAPFVRCIEVPPVRSFLSAVALTLVGGVIVGISGPTLESTGGHASHAASVTLVAGWIYALVAFVSGLLANSKRRAAIMGFASLVVTVFAYYVTKAMQGDFRQPDFSRPSSGTLSFAWGDFLSMLALWCVFALLLGPICGLAGHCARTGPFRLPCQLLVPVVVICETTMRLSAEADRQEGLVGTTWSVTRGLAIAVFLVLIGIAAVSTWRRRTTQAQT; from the coding sequence GTGAGCAGGGACCCGGTAAGGTTGCGCGCACCCTTCGTCCGATGTATCGAGGTCCCGCCCGTGCGTTCTTTTTTATCGGCTGTCGCGCTAACCCTCGTTGGTGGTGTGATCGTCGGAATCTCCGGCCCGACTTTGGAATCCACTGGTGGGCATGCGAGTCATGCGGCAAGTGTCACGCTGGTAGCAGGCTGGATATACGCCCTAGTGGCATTTGTTTCCGGGCTACTGGCTAACTCGAAAAGACGCGCGGCCATAATGGGGTTCGCGTCCCTTGTGGTTACCGTCTTTGCCTATTACGTGACGAAGGCAATGCAAGGCGACTTCAGGCAGCCTGATTTCAGCCGCCCGAGTTCAGGAACCCTGAGTTTTGCATGGGGCGATTTTCTTTCCATGCTCGCCTTGTGGTGTGTGTTCGCCTTGCTTCTGGGGCCGATCTGCGGGCTCGCGGGGCACTGTGCCCGTACAGGGCCCTTCCGCCTTCCCTGCCAACTGCTTGTGCCAGTCGTGGTGATCTGTGAGACCACCATGCGTCTCTCCGCCGAAGCGGATAGGCAAGAAGGGTTGGTAGGTACCACCTGGAGTGTGACCCGTGGGCTAGCCATAGCGGTGTTCTTGGTTCTCATTGGCATCGCCGCCGTGAGCACCTGGCGCCGACGAACTACCCAAGCCCAGACCTGA
- a CDS encoding lactococcin 972 family bacteriocin: MKKPGKITLAAVSILTAAGALVSAGPATAATPAAPQFQVFTAAEGATPPAALIGPHGEKPTKWGVASFNVSTAPKSGVAGIAAQSVGGGTWNYGTTAQWNGKRCYSNYIHPTKKHSASVAFAGGVDKDISEADIWATAGITAGAAYTCNAYWGLY; this comes from the coding sequence TTGAAGAAGCCCGGGAAGATCACTCTTGCCGCAGTCTCCATTTTGACTGCTGCTGGAGCTCTTGTCTCTGCCGGACCCGCCACTGCGGCTACCCCGGCAGCCCCGCAGTTCCAGGTGTTTACGGCGGCCGAGGGAGCCACCCCTCCGGCCGCGCTCATCGGCCCGCACGGTGAGAAGCCGACCAAGTGGGGTGTGGCCTCTTTCAACGTGTCGACGGCCCCCAAGTCGGGTGTCGCTGGGATAGCCGCCCAAAGTGTCGGCGGCGGCACCTGGAACTACGGCACCACGGCCCAGTGGAATGGCAAGAGGTGCTACTCGAACTACATCCACCCGACCAAGAAGCACTCGGCCAGCGTGGCGTTCGCGGGCGGGGTCGACAAGGACATCAGCGAAGCTGACATCTGGGCCACGGCTGGGATCACCGCCGGCGCAGCGTACACGTGCAACGCCTACTGGGGCCTCTACTAA
- a CDS encoding branched-chain amino acid ABC transporter substrate-binding protein yields the protein MGGAGAEPVLPHPAPDTEARAVAESGPTPLELPALPDHPTPVVTDSAAAARNPRHPVPERPATPPPRVPVPHSDDLASLGGADHKGRGKGDATRRRAFTRRSAVLSVALATLAVGGVLTWTLTRDHLPGDKGGDGGSGSPASSVTVVIGVDAPLSGDLSDFGLGIKNSADLAVRTANRTGHVPGVTFELKALDDESRPAKGQQNATQFIADDKVLGVVGPLSSFVAQSMVEPLAQANLVTVSPANSDPTLTQGADWAKGTRSRPYETYFRTIATDTDQGTFAAQYLRKDAKKTKLFVIDDNSSYGTDLTIGFRSEFTKLGGTIVGTDHVDRASSTFATLAAKVRASGADAVYYGGDHVAAGPLSQQIKQAGAAIPLIGSDGIFAPKFAESNDKTEGDLATDIGTPVQDLAGGRAFLSQYEAAGYAEEPQTFGAYAYDATWAVIEAVKAVAAANGGTLPSAARARMSGAVAGLAFDGVTGHVAFDKYGDTTSPQFSLYAVKNGAWTFVKTGPVTP from the coding sequence GTGGGAGGGGCTGGTGCCGAACCTGTACTTCCCCATCCCGCCCCGGATACGGAAGCGAGAGCGGTAGCGGAATCCGGCCCCACCCCACTGGAGCTGCCAGCTCTGCCGGACCACCCGACGCCCGTGGTCACTGACTCCGCTGCCGCTGCCCGGAACCCCCGCCACCCAGTACCGGAACGGCCTGCCACCCCGCCCCCACGGGTCCCCGTGCCCCATTCCGACGACCTCGCCTCGCTCGGCGGTGCGGACCACAAGGGGCGCGGCAAAGGAGACGCCACTCGGCGGCGCGCCTTCACTCGGCGGTCCGCCGTCCTCAGTGTGGCCCTTGCGACACTTGCCGTCGGAGGCGTCCTGACCTGGACCCTCACCCGCGACCACCTGCCCGGCGACAAGGGCGGAGACGGAGGCAGCGGCTCCCCGGCGTCCTCCGTCACCGTAGTGATCGGTGTAGACGCGCCGCTCAGCGGTGACCTGTCCGACTTCGGCCTCGGCATCAAAAACTCCGCCGACCTGGCGGTCAGGACCGCCAACCGGACAGGTCACGTCCCCGGCGTGACATTTGAGCTCAAAGCCCTGGACGACGAGTCGCGGCCCGCCAAGGGCCAGCAGAACGCCACCCAGTTCATTGCCGACGACAAGGTGCTCGGTGTCGTCGGACCACTCAGCTCCTTCGTCGCCCAGTCCATGGTGGAACCGCTCGCACAGGCGAACCTGGTCACCGTCTCGCCAGCCAACTCCGACCCGACGCTGACGCAGGGGGCCGACTGGGCCAAAGGCACCAGGTCACGCCCATACGAGACTTACTTTCGCACCATCGCCACCGATACAGACCAAGGGACCTTCGCCGCCCAGTACCTCCGCAAGGACGCGAAGAAGACGAAGCTCTTCGTCATCGACGACAACTCCTCCTACGGCACAGACCTCACCATCGGGTTCCGGAGCGAATTCACCAAGCTCGGCGGGACCATCGTCGGCACAGACCATGTCGACCGGGCCAGCAGCACCTTCGCCACCCTCGCAGCGAAGGTGCGGGCTTCCGGCGCCGACGCCGTGTACTACGGCGGCGACCATGTGGCCGCCGGGCCACTTTCTCAGCAGATCAAGCAAGCGGGCGCGGCCATCCCGCTGATCGGAAGCGACGGCATCTTCGCTCCCAAGTTCGCCGAGAGCAACGACAAGACTGAAGGTGACCTGGCCACCGACATCGGCACACCTGTCCAGGACCTGGCCGGTGGACGGGCGTTCCTCTCCCAGTACGAGGCGGCGGGGTATGCGGAGGAGCCCCAGACGTTCGGTGCGTACGCGTACGACGCGACCTGGGCCGTCATCGAGGCGGTGAAGGCCGTAGCGGCAGCCAACGGTGGCACTCTCCCCTCGGCCGCCCGGGCAAGGATGTCCGGCGCCGTGGCGGGGCTGGCATTCGACGGTGTCACCGGGCACGTCGCCTTCGACAAGTACGGTGACACGACCAGCCCCCAGTTCTCCCTGTATGCGGTGAAGAACGGAGCCTGGACGTTCGTGAAGACCGGCCCCGTCACTCCGTAA